Genomic segment of Pochonia chlamydosporia 170 chromosome 1, whole genome shotgun sequence:
TGAAAGACGGGCGCAGAATCAGCGGCGTCATTCTTCCCCATATCGTCGGCTGCCGGTGCCGTCACCTCTTATCGTTCATACTACAGTCCTGCCGTCTTTGTTGCACCACCGACAGTCATTGACCATGGAAGAGTATCATCCTGATGCCACGACCCGTTCCTAATCGATTCACCTCCATCCCCTAGCATCGGTGCTCGCTATCTGGCTTTCCTTTTCATCTGTAGCCAGGCTGCTCATAGCTCGAGTGCACCGCAGTCATGCATCAGCAGGCGAGACAGCCGCCCAGGCTGTCCGTATCGCCAGCGTCATCGCCGCAGATCAACCAAATCAGCCAGATCCgatccaacaccaccagagATGCCGCACAAAACAACCGCCAACGAGCCGGCTCCAATGTCTCTGGGAGAGATCCCGTGTCATCCCCGACCGTAGAAAATCATCCTACCATGGGTCCTCCGGCGGATtccatcaagaagctggatcAGATCGTCCAGGTATGTGCTTTGCATGTGGCCCATGCCTATGCCTACGCATCTCCTAAGGGAACCGCTAGTAGCTAACGATGCATTGCCagaacttcttcaacaaagccGCCGTTCTGATTCTCGAGTCCAGAATGAGAGTGAAGCCTACACGTAATGCAAACGGACAGAGGAAGACGAATAAATGGGTAAGGAATCTGATGGTGGGATACAATGCCGAATCTTTTGCTGATATTCCCCTTCGCCACAGTTTCAAATAGAGACGGACGAATTAGACGACTTCAGAGACGATCTCAAGATTTGGAAAACATGCGGAAGCTTGGAACATCACCCACCACCTTTAATAATTGAGGTTTATCTGGATACGTCCAGCCTCAAAGAGAGCCAAAGTCTTGTCATTCTTGATGACGAAGGCAAGCGTTGGGATGTAATGGAACAACTAAACTCATCCGAATCCTCAAGTGGCAGTTATCACACTGccccaacatcaagaaaTGCAGAAGTCATACTCGAGCGATGGCGTATCGATCTGAAGACAACCGGAACTGTTCCCACCGAGGACTTTGGTCCAATCCTGCCCACAATCTACAAGAAGGCTATTGTCTTCTTTCGATCTCTGTTCATCACAACCAAGCTCCTGCCAGCTTGGAAATTCGCCAGCCAAGGTCCAGCAAAGTCTTCGCATCCTGCCCTCACTCCCCGATGCCGTATTCGTACAAGCGAGCCAGGCAGGTTAGCTACGGATTTACTGAAGCAGCCAATCGATGGTCGACGGGACCCTGTTACTGAATATGTGTTTGGGGATCTTGATGTACCCGTTGGGCGACTTAGCACAGCCGTCACATATCGCAATGACTGCAGCTTCCgcattgacgatgccgagTCATTACTAAGTTCTCGCTTTATGGGAGTTGATGAGAATTTCTTCAAACCTTCAGTTCCCCAGAGGACTGACCGACCGCATGGTCAGATTGCAGAAGTTGGGTCACTCCGTGACCATCGTCGTGGCACTGCACTGAGCGACCTTCACCAAACCTATGGCAGCTTGTCAACATTCCACGGTGATGGCCCACTGGGAACAAGCCCCCTATCAGCACTGAGATCCGTCAAACCCCCTGGCTCAGATACTAGCTCTCCGCCTTCATCTTTCCCAACAAACACTGGTGTTGAAGTCGCCCCTAGTTCCATGCCCATTTCAAGTCGAGTGCCAGCACCTCGTCCGGTTACCAGTCGGCCCGGTGAGAGCTCAAGCAGGCGGACTTCAATATCGTTCCAACCCTTTAAAGCTGGATCCCTCTCCGGATCACCGGTTCCACGACATTTGGAGCCCGAATCTCCTTCATATGCACACTCACAAACACGCCCTGTCAGCTTCCCAGTAAGCTCACAACCTCGCAGCAGAAGTTCACTGACGGCAGGGATGCCCGCCTCCCTTCGTGGCGGGCCACCCTCCACGTCTGTTGAAACACCAACGGTTGGTTCGCCTCGTCCAGCGTCCACCGGCCGTTATAGCAGCAGTTTCACGCATCGACGAGGGCGTCCGTCCTTGGGCCGAGCCGGTGACGACGAACAAAATAGTAGCGGACGACAGAGCCTCGCCTCTTCGGTAGCACAACCGGGGTCAGGTTTACTGGCGGAAACTGGAGGTAGTTCTGGATCATTACacgtggaggaggatgatatCTCGGACTTTTTGAAAGCTCTGGATAGCCGTAAAACTCTCAAGAGCTTTGAGCCGGCCAAACGTGGTGAATCGGCGACGAATCGAACGGTGGCCCAGCTGTCCAAGTTTCACTTGATGCGAGACTCGAATAACGCACTGACAGAGTCCATGACCTCgtcaatgcaaatgcaacggtcttccagctcctcaagcCGGCAACTAACAAGCGTTCCTGGCATGGTTGCCCCGGCTTCCATGtctgcctcctcttctcctggcAAGCCCGTGTCCCCCCACACACCCCATACGCCCGCGATTCCATCTCGGTTAAGCGAGAACTCAATAATCGACTACACTGCTACCGGAAGAATATCATCTAGAGGTGGCCGCCGGCAAGAACCTACAGTACCAGAACCAAGCAGAGAAAGTACCATTACGCAGGAGGGTACAACTGCTATTGATATACCATTGTCGCCACGCCTGGGTTCGTATCAAAGGCGCTCAAGCTCCGCAGCTCAACAGACTCGGGCAatggttgaggatgacgacacAGACTTGGCATTTGCTGGCGCGCATCGCAGCATCAGTCTTGGAGCTGACGACAGAGAACCCCCTACCATGAGCATCTT
This window contains:
- a CDS encoding autophagy protein Atg13 (similar to Cordyceps militaris CM01 XP_006669694.1); translation: MHQQARQPPRLSVSPASSPQINQISQIRSNTTRDAAQNNRQRAGSNVSGRDPVSSPTVENHPTMGPPADSIKKLDQIVQNFFNKAAVLILESRMRVKPTRNANGQRKTNKWFQIETDELDDFRDDLKIWKTCGSLEHHPPPLIIEVYLDTSSLKESQSLVILDDEGKRWDVMEQLNSSESSSGSYHTAPTSRNAEVILERWRIDLKTTGTVPTEDFGPILPTIYKKAIVFFRSLFITTKLLPAWKFASQGPAKSSHPALTPRCRIRTSEPGRLATDLLKQPIDGRRDPVTEYVFGDLDVPVGRLSTAVTYRNDCSFRIDDAESLLSSRFMGVDENFFKPSVPQRTDRPHGQIAEVGSLRDHRRGTALSDLHQTYGSLSTFHGDGPLGTSPLSALRSVKPPGSDTSSPPSSFPTNTGVEVAPSSMPISSRVPAPRPVTSRPGESSSRRTSISFQPFKAGSLSGSPVPRHLEPESPSYAHSQTRPVSFPVSSQPRSRSSLTAGMPASLRGGPPSTSVETPTVGSPRPASTGRYSSSFTHRRGRPSLGRAGDDEQNSSGRQSLASSVAQPGSGLLAETGGSSGSLHVEEDDISDFLKALDSRKTLKSFEPAKRGESATNRTVAQLSKFHLMRDSNNALTESMTSSMQMQRSSSSSSRQLTSVPGMVAPASMSASSSPGKPVSPHTPHTPAIPSRLSENSIIDYTATGRISSRGGRRQEPTVPEPSRESTITQEGTTAIDIPLSPRLGSYQRRSSSAAQQTRAMVEDDDTDLAFAGAHRSISLGADDREPPTMSILLGRQMQMEEESAGGEGITSSLQPAAEIQPSDASTSDVMQRGSNDDNLPDGLIPSSAQSGSPFPRRRYAGMGAASKATPPQSSRGSFTGSLSRLGRADDESVGEEPLVFDLSEMDAQGRRSLEEGRGGGNASSERGAFEPRGTTRRGW